In a single window of the Blattabacterium cuenoti genome:
- the mgtE gene encoding magnesium transporter: MFNEDQDYLNNGKFLNNQTVSRLIKIIHHNPNDVIKIFSLLKLCKAISIFRVLDLPIKKKIIKGLPSIKKMELLNNLSVDDRVSFFKKIPKRILKDLIKYLNSEEKCKTLVSLGYPENSVGRLIIPYYLAVQKTWSVQEVLDYIRKEVKNSDVIEIIYIVDQKGKLIDDIKIREFLLVDPNTKVYDLINSDKKNTATLNITNTEEEASKIFSLSNRVSLPVIDDKNFLLGIVTVDDILWVLNENYREDFQKIGGMEVLDQSYLNVPLYKLIKKRAGWLILLFIGEMLTTTVMQEFSSVIEKAVVLALFIPLVVSSGGNSGSQAASLIIQAMALGEVKIKDWWIVMRREIICGFFLGSILGLTGFIRVVAWHKINLFNYGTHWILVGFTVFLSLIGVVLWGTLSGSMLPFIIKKLRGDPASSSAPFVATLVDVVGLIIYFSMSYLLLHGTLL, translated from the coding sequence ATGTTTAATGAGGATCAAGATTATTTAAATAACGGTAAATTTCTAAATAATCAAACAGTAAGTAGATTAATAAAAATCATTCATCATAACCCTAATGATGTTATAAAAATATTTAGTTTATTAAAACTATGTAAAGCCATCTCTATTTTTAGAGTATTAGATTTGCCTATAAAAAAAAAAATTATAAAAGGGTTACCTTCTATTAAAAAAATGGAGTTGCTAAATAATTTATCGGTAGATGATCGTGTTTCTTTTTTCAAAAAGATTCCCAAAAGGATTTTAAAAGATTTAATTAAATATTTAAATTCAGAAGAAAAATGTAAAACTTTAGTTTCTCTAGGATATCCTGAAAATAGTGTAGGTCGTTTAATCATTCCATATTATCTTGCAGTTCAAAAAACTTGGAGTGTACAAGAAGTTTTGGATTATATCCGTAAAGAAGTAAAAAATAGTGATGTTATAGAAATTATCTATATAGTAGACCAAAAAGGAAAATTAATAGATGATATAAAAATACGAGAGTTTTTATTAGTAGACCCAAATACAAAAGTGTATGATTTAATAAATAGTGATAAAAAAAATACTGCCACTTTAAATATTACAAATACAGAAGAAGAAGCTTCTAAAATATTTTCTCTAAGTAATAGAGTTTCACTTCCAGTTATAGACGATAAAAATTTTTTATTGGGAATAGTAACTGTAGATGATATTTTATGGGTTTTAAATGAAAATTATAGAGAGGATTTTCAAAAGATAGGAGGAATGGAAGTTCTAGATCAATCCTATTTAAATGTTCCTTTATATAAACTTATTAAAAAAAGAGCTGGATGGCTTATTTTATTATTTATAGGAGAAATGTTAACAACTACAGTTATGCAAGAATTTTCAAGTGTGATAGAAAAAGCCGTGGTTCTTGCTTTGTTTATTCCTTTAGTTGTTTCAAGTGGGGGAAACAGTGGTTCTCAAGCAGCCAGTTTAATTATACAAGCCATGGCATTAGGAGAAGTTAAGATCAAAGATTGGTGGATTGTTATGCGAAGAGAAATTATTTGTGGTTTTTTTTTAGGTAGCATATTGGGATTAACAGGTTTTATACGTGTAGTAGCTTGGCATAAAATCAATTTATTTAATTATGGAACTCATTGGATATTAGTAGGATTTACAGTTTTTTTATCCTTAATCGGAGTGGTTTTATGGGGAACATTAAGTGGGTCAATGTTACCTTTT